A genomic segment from Truepera sp. encodes:
- a CDS encoding site-specific integrase: protein MAKRTRGSHNDGIRQLPYERWDGTDMGGYHSAAGRRRRATHTGATKPAVRDESRRVRSQHLGGRSMLSPAMTLGELVKRYLEHKSVNVKPTTAQAYAYAAAKLTPLFGVPLAKLSLMQVDDLSLALQQDGVAPAYVHRIMGILKSVLEQGRRWGLASPNWLEDISRPRVPPPNPNGYTREQVIRFLQSAKGHRFYAMYYLAFTAGLRRGELLGLRWDDIDFLGTGEADVHVRRNVVQVGGALVVQEPKTAAARRRIRVGADTATVLEAHREQQRAERESGITWADQGIVFASELGTYLNTWRVYPPIEAICKAAGIPYDGLHIFRRTSGSLLILEGKDPKLVSRRLGHTDVAFTLRTYQHLYADQYDAAVLSFDMSSAIEQH from the coding sequence ATGGCCAAGCGAACCCGTGGGAGTCACAACGACGGCATCCGCCAACTTCCGTACGAAAGGTGGGACGGTACCGACATGGGCGGCTATCATTCGGCTGCGGGCAGGCGCCGACGGGCTACGCACACAGGCGCTACCAAGCCGGCGGTGCGCGACGAAAGCCGAAGGGTGCGCTCGCAACACCTGGGCGGACGGAGCATGCTTTCACCCGCGATGACGCTAGGGGAACTCGTCAAGCGCTACCTGGAGCACAAGTCTGTCAACGTTAAGCCAACGACCGCTCAAGCCTACGCATACGCCGCGGCGAAGCTTACTCCCTTGTTCGGGGTGCCGCTCGCCAAGCTGAGCCTCATGCAGGTCGATGATCTCAGTCTCGCCCTACAACAAGATGGCGTCGCCCCCGCATACGTGCACCGCATCATGGGCATCCTCAAGAGCGTCCTCGAGCAGGGCAGAAGGTGGGGCCTGGCTTCCCCCAATTGGCTTGAGGACATCAGCCGACCACGAGTCCCACCACCGAACCCGAACGGCTACACCCGTGAGCAGGTCATCCGCTTCCTCCAATCCGCCAAGGGGCACCGCTTCTACGCGATGTACTACCTTGCGTTCACCGCCGGCCTCCGCCGAGGCGAGCTGCTTGGCTTGCGCTGGGATGACATCGACTTCCTCGGGACCGGTGAGGCCGACGTGCACGTGCGTCGCAACGTTGTGCAGGTTGGTGGCGCGCTGGTCGTGCAGGAACCCAAAACGGCCGCTGCGCGGCGCCGAATTCGTGTCGGCGCAGACACCGCGACAGTCCTGGAGGCGCACAGGGAGCAGCAGCGCGCCGAGCGGGAGTCCGGCATAACTTGGGCGGACCAAGGGATCGTATTCGCGTCGGAGCTGGGAACATACCTGAATACCTGGCGCGTGTACCCACCCATCGAGGCCATTTGCAAAGCCGCAGGCATTCCCTACGACGGCCTGCACATCTTCCGCCGTACCAGCGGAAGCCTTCTAATCCTCGAAGGTAAAGACCCAAAGCTCGTCAGCCGCCGCCTCGGCCATACCGACGTCGCCTTCACCCTGCGCACGTACCAGCACCTCTACGCCGACCAGTACGACGCGGCGGTTCTGTCCTTCGACATGAGTTCAGCAATCGAGCAGCACTGA